A window of Brachybacterium fresconis contains these coding sequences:
- a CDS encoding ABC transporter substrate-binding protein produces the protein MKPRLTRRTALAGSGAAMLAGLAACAPPSPGNVNNEAIIPPSDGPVTLSYWAWLKDLQKVADIFNEKQDRIKVETTWIPGGNSGGYAKILSAVSAGGGPDIAQIELRQVPEFALAGALTELTRYGFADQADAFDPGALSQIKVGESYWAVPQDTGPVATFYNREVLEGELGLQPPATWEEFRETAGVVSEAGKNLITLDPSDGSHLISWMMQSGAVWFRPEGDAWIVDMTGDASMRVAEFWDEILAAKIIGTGYGAFSTPWMAAAGEGNVLATIGGSWSDALVESVPNGKGKWAVSPMPTWPDGYASGAHGGSSAAVLSTSKHPVEALEFLTWMCTDPDGIDAMIKYSGIGWSPAKDYIGESRQEPSEFFSGQNYNEEVILPMAEGQNLEWTWAPMMQRASAIVGDGMTTAVSGEVPLVDMLPQVQTEIVKIMREMGLNAEEAR, from the coding sequence ATGAAGCCACGTCTGACCCGGCGCACAGCGCTGGCGGGGTCCGGGGCAGCGATGCTGGCCGGCCTGGCCGCCTGCGCACCGCCGAGCCCCGGCAACGTCAACAACGAAGCGATCATCCCGCCCAGCGACGGTCCGGTGACCCTGAGTTACTGGGCCTGGTTGAAGGACCTGCAGAAGGTCGCTGACATCTTCAATGAGAAGCAGGACCGGATCAAGGTGGAGACCACCTGGATCCCGGGCGGCAACTCCGGCGGCTACGCCAAGATCCTCTCCGCGGTCTCTGCGGGCGGCGGACCGGACATCGCGCAGATCGAGCTGCGCCAGGTTCCCGAGTTCGCCCTCGCGGGCGCGCTGACGGAGCTGACCCGCTACGGTTTCGCCGACCAGGCCGACGCCTTCGACCCCGGCGCTCTCAGCCAGATCAAGGTCGGCGAGTCGTACTGGGCCGTCCCGCAGGACACCGGCCCGGTGGCCACCTTCTACAACCGCGAGGTCCTCGAGGGGGAGCTCGGGCTGCAGCCCCCAGCCACCTGGGAGGAGTTCCGCGAGACCGCCGGAGTCGTCTCCGAGGCCGGTAAGAACCTGATCACCCTCGACCCGTCGGACGGTTCCCACCTCATCTCCTGGATGATGCAGTCCGGCGCCGTGTGGTTCCGGCCCGAGGGTGACGCCTGGATCGTCGACATGACCGGCGACGCCTCGATGCGGGTCGCCGAGTTCTGGGACGAGATCCTCGCCGCGAAGATCATCGGCACCGGATACGGCGCCTTCTCCACGCCGTGGATGGCGGCCGCCGGCGAAGGCAACGTGCTGGCCACCATCGGCGGCTCGTGGTCCGACGCACTCGTCGAGTCGGTGCCGAACGGCAAGGGCAAGTGGGCCGTGTCCCCCATGCCCACCTGGCCCGACGGGTACGCCTCCGGCGCCCATGGCGGCTCCTCCGCCGCCGTGCTGTCGACCAGCAAGCATCCTGTCGAGGCGCTGGAGTTCCTCACCTGGATGTGCACCGACCCCGACGGCATCGACGCGATGATCAAGTACTCCGGGATCGGCTGGTCGCCGGCCAAGGACTACATCGGCGAGTCCCGTCAGGAGCCGTCGGAGTTCTTCTCCGGACAGAACTACAACGAGGAGGTCATCCTGCCCATGGCGGAGGGCCAGAACCTCGAATGGACCTGGGCTCCGATGATGCAGCGCGCTTCTGCCATCGTCGGCGACGGCATGACGACGGCCGTCAGCGGGGAGGTCCCGCTGGTGGACATGCTCCCGCAGGTCCAGACGGAGATCGTCAAGATCATGCGGGAAATGGGCTTGAATGCGGAGGAGGCACGATGA
- a CDS encoding carbohydrate ABC transporter permease, with product MRSKTAPWLLLAPFLVVFIGTMIIPIIMAIGYSFSSVERSGLLGEGGITNSFAGFENYIKALSNANFVESIGRMVLFGAVQVTVMIVAATILALLLESASAKWPGFFRATYFLPYGIPGVIATILWSFLYIPGLSPIVDVLSWVGLEIDFLGPNMVLWSIANIVTWTYTGYNMLIIIAQLKAIPGELYEAAKIDGANGFRVATAIQLPLIRPALLLTVIFSIIGTLQLFAEPRLMQTMSAGITSEYTPNMSAYAFAFQYNDIGMAAAQAVIIAVSAFLLSAVALGVSSWTEKRR from the coding sequence ATGAGGTCCAAGACAGCACCCTGGCTCCTGCTGGCCCCGTTCCTGGTGGTGTTCATCGGGACCATGATCATTCCGATCATCATGGCGATCGGGTACTCGTTCAGCTCGGTGGAGCGCTCCGGCCTGCTCGGCGAGGGAGGAATCACCAACAGCTTCGCCGGCTTCGAGAACTACATCAAGGCCCTGTCGAACGCGAACTTCGTGGAGTCGATCGGACGCATGGTCCTGTTCGGCGCCGTGCAGGTGACCGTGATGATCGTGGCCGCCACGATCCTCGCGCTGCTGCTGGAGAGCGCCAGCGCCAAGTGGCCGGGCTTCTTCCGGGCCACCTACTTCCTGCCCTACGGGATCCCGGGCGTGATCGCCACGATCCTGTGGTCGTTCCTGTACATCCCGGGGCTGAGCCCGATCGTGGACGTGCTGAGCTGGGTGGGTCTCGAGATCGACTTCCTGGGCCCCAACATGGTGCTGTGGTCGATCGCGAACATCGTGACCTGGACGTACACGGGCTACAACATGCTCATCATCATCGCCCAGCTCAAGGCGATCCCCGGTGAGCTCTATGAGGCCGCGAAGATCGACGGCGCCAACGGCTTCCGCGTGGCGACGGCGATCCAGCTGCCGCTGATCCGGCCGGCTCTGCTGCTGACGGTCATCTTCTCGATCATCGGCACCCTGCAGCTGTTCGCCGAGCCGCGACTGATGCAGACCATGAGCGCCGGGATCACCTCGGAGTACACCCCGAACATGTCCGCCTACGCCTTCGCGTTCCAGTACAACGACATCGGCATGGCGGCCGCGCAGGCCGTGATCATCGCGGTCTCCGCGTTCCTCCTCTCGGCGGTTGCGCTGGGAGTCTCCTCCTGGACGGAGAAGCGTCGATGA
- a CDS encoding carbohydrate ABC transporter permease yields the protein MTTSNTTQDTTTTDERRQASAAKRAGRETRAGARDAGRKPTTTILVTAILVIVAIYFLIPVYWVIINATKSTEDLFGTSGFWFGDSFQLWENVKAVFAANSGIFPRWGLNSVLYAGVGSVLATYFATAAGYALAKYRFPGRRFVYVLVLGGVLVPGTAVALPLFFLFSSIGLTNTYWAVLIPSLVSPFGLFLASIYASAAVPDELLEAGRIDGVGEIGLFHRLALPQLTPAIVTIVLFQFVAIWNNYMLPLVMLADEKLYPITLGLDNWRAQTDRLPEFYQLTTTGALLSVIPLAILILVLQRFWRGGLTEGSVKG from the coding sequence ATGACCACCTCGAACACCACGCAAGACACCACGACAACGGACGAGCGCCGTCAGGCGTCGGCCGCCAAGCGGGCCGGGCGCGAGACCCGCGCCGGGGCCCGTGACGCGGGGCGGAAGCCCACGACGACCATCCTGGTCACCGCGATCCTCGTGATCGTGGCGATCTACTTCCTGATCCCCGTCTACTGGGTCATCATCAACGCCACCAAATCGACCGAGGACCTGTTCGGCACCTCCGGCTTCTGGTTCGGGGACAGCTTCCAGCTGTGGGAGAACGTCAAGGCCGTGTTCGCGGCCAACAGCGGGATCTTCCCGCGCTGGGGGCTGAACTCGGTGCTGTACGCGGGCGTCGGCTCCGTGCTGGCCACCTACTTCGCGACCGCCGCGGGATATGCCCTGGCCAAGTACCGCTTCCCGGGACGCCGGTTCGTGTACGTGCTCGTCCTGGGCGGTGTGCTGGTGCCCGGAACCGCCGTCGCACTGCCGCTGTTCTTCCTGTTCAGCTCGATCGGGCTCACCAACACCTACTGGGCGGTGTTGATCCCGTCGCTGGTCAGCCCGTTCGGTCTGTTCCTGGCCTCGATCTATGCGAGCGCCGCGGTGCCCGACGAGCTGCTCGAGGCCGGCCGGATCGACGGCGTGGGGGAGATCGGGCTGTTCCATCGCCTCGCGCTGCCGCAGCTGACTCCGGCGATCGTGACCATCGTGCTGTTCCAGTTCGTGGCGATCTGGAACAACTACATGCTCCCGCTGGTGATGCTGGCCGACGAGAAGCTCTACCCGATCACCCTGGGCCTGGACAACTGGCGGGCCCAGACCGACCGGCTGCCGGAGTTCTACCAGCTCACCACGACCGGCGCGCTGCTGTCGGTGATCCCGCTGGCGATCCTCATCCTGGTGCTGCAGCGCTTCTGGCGCGGCGGCCTCACCGAGGGCTCCGTCAAGGGCTGA
- a CDS encoding serpin family protein produces MTAAARRPGVRRRSLLAAGVTLPALTGLAACDGGGEPGEVGAPDVVAEVDREAPGPVEDVAALTSPFTARLLGALDREAVNLVCSPLSAQVALSMAALGAAGATREQMEQVLGGAVDDVAAAANTLTQVLASVGDEEREEDKEGDPEPAVATLVNGTWVQEDLALEDDFVQGLGRWFGSGVYQADFADDGAREKARERINGWVADATNDLIEDLVPDGMLDAATRLVLVNALHLKAAWPQPLTAAGGTFTAAGGEELSVEMLSGTTDSWYEDELCRATALETHGSQLSLALIRPTEDVATVLDAWSETADAVAGGGAEAAGGSGSGLAAVLAGLQDSRASTEVTLPGFDIEWQDQLKGPLSELGMADAFTDAADFSGITSEEELMLTHVVQKAVITVDEEGMEAAAATAVGAGASSAQADVHELVLDVPFLYVAFETSTRAPLVLGWIGDPTRTR; encoded by the coding sequence ATGACCGCCGCCGCTCGCCGCCCCGGAGTCCGCCGACGTTCCCTCCTCGCCGCCGGGGTGACCCTGCCCGCCCTCACGGGACTGGCCGCCTGCGACGGCGGGGGCGAGCCCGGCGAGGTCGGCGCGCCCGACGTGGTCGCCGAGGTGGACCGCGAGGCACCGGGCCCCGTCGAGGACGTCGCCGCGCTGACCTCCCCGTTCACCGCCCGACTGCTCGGCGCCCTCGACCGTGAGGCGGTGAACCTCGTGTGCTCCCCGCTGTCGGCCCAGGTGGCGCTGTCCATGGCCGCGCTCGGCGCCGCCGGGGCTACGCGGGAGCAGATGGAGCAGGTGCTCGGCGGCGCCGTCGACGACGTGGCCGCGGCCGCGAACACGCTGACCCAGGTGCTGGCGTCCGTCGGCGACGAGGAGCGGGAGGAGGACAAGGAGGGCGACCCCGAGCCCGCCGTCGCGACACTCGTGAACGGCACCTGGGTGCAGGAGGACCTCGCCCTCGAGGACGACTTCGTCCAGGGTCTGGGCCGCTGGTTCGGCAGCGGCGTCTATCAGGCCGACTTCGCCGACGACGGCGCACGGGAGAAGGCCCGCGAGCGGATCAACGGCTGGGTCGCCGACGCGACGAACGACCTCATCGAAGACCTCGTCCCCGACGGCATGCTCGACGCCGCCACTCGCCTGGTGCTCGTCAACGCCCTGCACCTGAAGGCCGCCTGGCCGCAGCCGCTCACCGCGGCGGGCGGCACCTTCACCGCGGCCGGCGGGGAGGAGCTCAGCGTCGAGATGCTCTCCGGCACCACCGACAGCTGGTACGAGGACGAGCTGTGCCGAGCCACGGCGCTGGAGACCCACGGATCGCAGCTCTCCCTTGCCCTGATCCGGCCCACGGAGGACGTCGCCACCGTGCTCGACGCCTGGTCCGAGACGGCCGACGCCGTCGCCGGGGGCGGTGCCGAGGCCGCCGGCGGGTCCGGTTCCGGTCTCGCCGCCGTGCTGGCCGGCCTCCAGGACTCTCGGGCGAGCACCGAGGTGACGCTGCCCGGGTTCGACATTGAGTGGCAGGACCAGCTCAAGGGTCCGCTCTCGGAGCTCGGGATGGCCGATGCCTTCACCGATGCCGCCGACTTCTCCGGGATCACCTCGGAGGAGGAGCTGATGCTCACCCACGTGGTCCAGAAGGCGGTGATCACGGTCGACGAGGAGGGCATGGAGGCCGCCGCCGCGACCGCCGTGGGTGCCGGCGCGTCGTCGGCGCAGGCGGACGTGCACGAACTGGTCCTGGACGTGCCCTTCCTCTATGTCGCCTTCGAGACGAGCACCCGCGCGCCGCTGGTCCTCGGCTGGATCGGGGACCCGACGCGGACGCGGTGA
- a CDS encoding ABC transporter ATP-binding protein: MGIFAVGAWCIRQAWAAAPCMVAAAAVLGLLVAAVPSLQVVLMAQFVGALTGADSFDDVAAPFAGLVLLIAFTGPVEAIAGTMQWRVVDLIGLHSKREVADTLATLPPTVLADPVAAADIEAGNKAAEEELSFLYPFVLSLLRDILSVVGVFLTLATMSPLAAVFVLISLLPMLFASQRISRISSRMWDDVGKLYWRSRYLHQHLVTTASSIELTSLGANGQISSKVTGTVGQITARKSQTYLPMLSWRLLAGAATSLLLAGALAALVVGVHYGPAAAGGVYGVMAAMGAVGSLGANLGNIVEGSAPYERYETLLGMRREARDPSLARDAHSLVVSGISHTYEGQDAASLVGLDLRIDKGRIVALVGVNGAGKTTAVNSIVGTLDPQFGEISIDGRTRADMPFQEWVGHFGTLTQEFGRYELTVRESLQLGTPRRDVSDEEMWTALEAANAAHMVRGFENGLDQQLGSQWDGGVGLSGGQWQRISLARIHLRAAPIWILDEPTSAIDAEAEQDIFRELQRSKAGRITIVVSHRAWTLRGMDEILVVDQGRVIERGRYDELLGRGGRFTEIFAEQAA; encoded by the coding sequence ATGGGGATCTTCGCCGTCGGCGCATGGTGTATCAGGCAGGCGTGGGCGGCCGCCCCGTGCATGGTCGCGGCGGCCGCGGTCCTGGGGCTCCTCGTCGCAGCCGTCCCCTCGCTGCAGGTCGTGCTCATGGCGCAGTTCGTCGGCGCCCTCACCGGCGCGGACAGCTTCGACGACGTCGCCGCGCCCTTCGCGGGCCTCGTGCTGCTGATCGCCTTCACCGGGCCCGTCGAAGCGATCGCCGGCACCATGCAGTGGCGCGTCGTGGATCTCATCGGTCTGCACTCCAAGCGCGAGGTCGCCGACACCCTGGCGACGCTGCCTCCGACGGTGCTTGCGGATCCGGTGGCCGCAGCCGATATCGAGGCGGGCAACAAGGCCGCGGAGGAGGAGCTCTCCTTCCTCTATCCCTTCGTCCTGAGCCTGCTGCGCGACATCCTGTCGGTGGTGGGCGTGTTCCTCACCCTGGCCACGATGAGCCCGCTCGCCGCGGTGTTCGTCCTGATCTCCCTGCTCCCGATGCTGTTCGCCTCGCAGCGGATCTCCCGCATCAGCTCGCGGATGTGGGACGACGTCGGCAAGCTCTACTGGCGATCGCGCTACCTCCACCAGCACCTGGTCACGACGGCGTCGTCGATCGAGCTGACCTCTCTGGGCGCCAACGGTCAGATCTCCTCGAAGGTCACCGGGACGGTCGGACAGATCACCGCCCGCAAGTCGCAGACCTACCTCCCCATGCTCTCCTGGCGACTGCTCGCGGGGGCGGCGACCTCGCTCCTGCTGGCCGGCGCGCTCGCCGCACTCGTGGTGGGGGTGCACTACGGGCCGGCCGCCGCCGGCGGCGTCTACGGAGTGATGGCCGCGATGGGGGCGGTCGGCTCCCTCGGCGCGAACCTCGGGAACATCGTCGAGGGCAGTGCCCCGTACGAGCGCTACGAGACGCTGCTGGGCATGCGACGCGAGGCGCGCGACCCCTCGCTCGCCCGCGACGCGCACTCCCTCGTGGTCTCGGGCATCTCCCATACCTACGAGGGCCAGGACGCGGCCTCGCTCGTCGGCCTCGACCTGCGCATCGACAAAGGCCGCATCGTCGCGCTGGTGGGCGTCAACGGCGCCGGGAAGACCACCGCGGTCAACTCGATCGTCGGCACCCTGGACCCGCAGTTCGGCGAGATCTCGATCGACGGCCGCACCCGCGCGGACATGCCTTTCCAGGAGTGGGTGGGCCATTTCGGCACCCTCACCCAGGAGTTCGGCCGCTACGAGCTGACCGTGCGCGAGTCGCTGCAGCTCGGCACCCCGCGCCGCGATGTGAGCGACGAGGAGATGTGGACGGCGCTGGAGGCGGCGAACGCCGCGCACATGGTGCGCGGCTTCGAGAACGGACTGGACCAGCAGCTGGGCTCGCAGTGGGACGGGGGAGTGGGCCTCTCCGGCGGCCAGTGGCAGCGGATCTCCCTGGCCCGCATCCACCTGCGGGCCGCACCGATCTGGATCCTCGACGAGCCCACCAGCGCGATCGATGCCGAGGCCGAGCAGGACATCTTCCGCGAGCTGCAGCGCTCCAAGGCCGGCCGCATCACCATCGTCGTCTCCCACCGTGCGTGGACCCTGCGCGGGATGGACGAGATCCTGGTGGTCGACCAGGGCCGCGTCATCGAGCGCGGTCGCTACGACGAGCTGCTGGGCCGGGGCGGGCGCTTCACGGAGATCTTCGCGGAGCAGGCCGCCTGA
- a CDS encoding beta-galactosidase has protein sequence MPAARPWPLGVDGIAYGGDYNPEQWPREVRLEDIELMREAGVTLVSVAIFAWAMLEPREGEYDFAWLDEVMDDLREAGIKVALATATASPPPWLTRHHPEILPVTEDGTVLGQGGRQAYAVSSPLFREYALRMTRMMAERYGDHPALALWHVDNELGCHVPHDYSEHAAVAFRGWLERRYGTIEEVNDAWGTAFWSQRYDSFHEILPPRAAPTDPNPTQQLDFARYSSDELLTHYRALREVLEEVTPQIPATTNFMLSSATKWMDYFSWAADVDVVANDHYLIAADPRGQIELALAADLSRGVAGGDPWILMEHSTSAVNWQARNRAKGPGEMLRNSLSHVARGADGIMFFQWRQSRAGAEKFHSAMLPHAGQESEVWRSTVALGRALEALAPVHGSRVLNRVAIVMDYPSWWGSELDSHPTQALRYNEELLRWYTALWDLGVGVDLVPTGTDVTGYDLVLAPTLYTVADEDAERLAEAARAGSQVVITFFSGIVDENDHVRLGGYPGAFRDLLGVRSEEFHPLLKGEILHLDDGTAADLWSERTHLEGADAVRTWADGPLHGWPAVTRQVVGEGAAWYVAARPSAEGLETLAGEIIAAAGVEPTVPGLHRDVEAVRRFAEDGTTYLFVLNHSDRDQVVQVSGHEMLTGAEADGALTVLAGSAAVIQES, from the coding sequence ATGCCCGCTGCACGCCCCTGGCCCCTCGGAGTCGACGGCATCGCCTACGGCGGTGATTACAACCCGGAGCAGTGGCCCCGTGAGGTGAGGCTGGAGGACATCGAGCTGATGCGCGAGGCCGGGGTCACCCTGGTCAGCGTCGCGATCTTCGCCTGGGCCATGCTCGAGCCCCGCGAGGGGGAGTACGACTTCGCCTGGCTCGACGAGGTCATGGACGACCTCCGTGAGGCCGGCATCAAGGTGGCGCTGGCCACCGCGACCGCCTCCCCGCCGCCGTGGCTGACCCGCCACCATCCGGAGATCCTGCCCGTCACCGAGGACGGCACCGTGCTCGGCCAGGGCGGGCGGCAGGCCTACGCCGTCTCCTCGCCGCTCTTCCGCGAGTACGCGCTGCGGATGACCCGCATGATGGCCGAGCGCTACGGCGACCATCCCGCGCTCGCGCTGTGGCACGTCGACAACGAGCTCGGCTGTCACGTCCCGCACGACTACTCCGAGCATGCCGCCGTCGCCTTCCGCGGCTGGCTCGAGCGCCGCTACGGCACCATCGAGGAGGTCAACGACGCCTGGGGCACCGCCTTCTGGTCCCAGCGCTACGACTCCTTCCACGAGATCCTGCCGCCGCGCGCCGCCCCCACCGACCCCAACCCCACCCAGCAGTTGGACTTCGCCCGCTACTCCAGCGACGAGCTGCTGACCCACTACCGCGCCCTGCGCGAGGTGCTGGAAGAGGTCACCCCGCAGATCCCCGCGACGACGAACTTCATGCTCTCCTCGGCGACCAAGTGGATGGACTACTTCTCCTGGGCGGCCGACGTCGACGTGGTCGCCAACGACCACTATCTGATCGCCGCCGACCCCCGCGGCCAGATCGAGCTGGCCCTGGCGGCGGACCTCTCCCGCGGCGTCGCGGGCGGCGACCCCTGGATCCTCATGGAGCACTCCACCTCCGCCGTGAACTGGCAGGCCCGCAACCGCGCCAAGGGGCCCGGGGAGATGCTGCGCAACTCGCTCTCGCACGTGGCCCGCGGGGCCGACGGGATCATGTTCTTCCAGTGGCGCCAGTCCCGGGCCGGCGCCGAGAAGTTCCACTCGGCGATGCTGCCCCATGCCGGGCAGGAGTCCGAGGTGTGGCGCAGCACGGTCGCGCTCGGCCGGGCGCTGGAGGCCCTCGCTCCCGTCCACGGCAGCCGCGTGCTGAACCGGGTCGCGATCGTCATGGACTACCCCTCCTGGTGGGGCAGCGAGCTGGACTCCCACCCCACCCAGGCGCTGCGCTACAACGAGGAGCTGCTGCGCTGGTACACGGCGCTGTGGGACCTCGGCGTCGGGGTCGATCTGGTGCCGACGGGCACCGACGTGACCGGCTACGACCTCGTGCTCGCCCCCACGCTGTACACGGTGGCCGACGAGGACGCCGAACGCCTGGCCGAGGCCGCGCGCGCCGGCAGCCAGGTCGTGATCACCTTCTTCTCGGGGATCGTCGACGAGAACGACCATGTGCGCCTGGGCGGCTACCCGGGCGCCTTCCGCGACCTGCTCGGCGTGCGCAGCGAGGAGTTCCATCCGCTTCTGAAGGGCGAGATCCTTCATCTCGACGACGGCACCGCCGCGGACCTGTGGAGCGAGAGGACGCACCTCGAGGGGGCCGACGCGGTGCGCACCTGGGCCGACGGCCCTCTGCACGGCTGGCCCGCGGTGACCCGCCAGGTGGTGGGGGAGGGCGCCGCCTGGTACGTCGCCGCTCGCCCGTCGGCCGAGGGGCTCGAGACGCTGGCGGGCGAGATCATCGCGGCCGCCGGCGTGGAGCCGACCGTGCCGGGGCTGCACCGCGACGTCGAGGCCGTGCGCCGCTTCGCCGAGGACGGCACCACCTACCTGTTCGTCCTCAACCACTCCGACCGCGATCAGGTGGTGCAGGTCAGCGGGCACGAGATGCTCACCGGCGCCGAGGCGGACGGAGCGCTGACGGTGCTTGCCGGATCGGCCGCCGTGATCCAGGAGAGCTGA
- a CDS encoding glycoside hydrolase family 35 protein, whose translation MSALLQPTPDGFLRAGDSHLVISGAIHYFRVHPEQWRDRLRRLVAMGCNTVETYVAWNVHQPSADVVDFDGMADLGRFLDIAAEEGLDAIVRPGPYICAEWENGAFPGWLLADRNLRLRNRSAPYLAQVDAWFDHLIPVIASRQASRGGTVVMVQVENEYGSFGDDTAYLEHLRDGLIARGIDELLVTSDGPARMWLSGGTVDGALATVNFGSRALQVLEMAERELPAQPQMCMEFWNGWFDHWGEEHHERTGGDAAGELADMLGAGMSVNFYMAHGGTNFGLRAGANHDGALQPTTTSYDYDAPIAENGELTGKFRAFREVVARHRDLPPLQEHLEQLGLAAVPARLPAAEVTVERMIALRGTERFTRPAPVHPTPPSFEDLGLERGLLRLSRDIEIAVADRDGCPEIAPLQLYDLHDRAWVYVDGIYVGATGVVGDEQRDIDPALVELTPFADRLLPRGGHRTVRVEILVENLGRVNFGPYLGERKGILGGVWQSVRFLNDWEADPWPLEEMADELAALVEAGSELEGREDIGARAEAGPSAEVGSSAEAGLSVGGRGEAVLDDALPVLVSASFTAPEQADTFLDVSGAGHGVAYVNGFCVGRYWNIGPQQTLYVPAPLIREGRNEVLLLDLEKRPTRLALAERHIFGRTDR comes from the coding sequence ATGTCCGCCCTGCTGCAGCCCACCCCGGACGGATTCCTTCGCGCCGGGGATTCCCACCTCGTGATCTCCGGGGCGATCCACTACTTCCGCGTCCACCCCGAGCAGTGGCGCGACCGCCTGCGCCGCCTGGTCGCCATGGGGTGCAACACCGTGGAGACCTACGTGGCCTGGAACGTCCACCAGCCCTCAGCGGACGTCGTCGACTTCGACGGCATGGCGGACCTGGGCCGCTTCCTCGACATCGCAGCGGAGGAGGGCCTCGACGCGATCGTGCGCCCGGGGCCCTACATCTGCGCCGAATGGGAGAACGGCGCCTTCCCCGGCTGGCTCCTCGCCGACCGCAACCTGCGTCTGCGCAACCGCAGCGCGCCCTATCTGGCGCAGGTAGACGCCTGGTTCGACCACCTGATCCCGGTGATCGCCTCCCGGCAGGCGAGCCGCGGCGGCACCGTCGTGATGGTCCAGGTCGAGAACGAGTACGGCAGCTTCGGCGACGACACCGCCTACCTCGAACACCTGCGCGACGGTCTGATCGCGCGCGGCATCGACGAGCTGCTTGTGACCTCCGACGGTCCGGCGCGCATGTGGCTGAGCGGCGGCACCGTCGACGGGGCGCTGGCCACGGTGAACTTCGGCTCCCGCGCCCTGCAGGTGCTCGAGATGGCCGAGCGCGAGCTGCCCGCCCAGCCGCAGATGTGCATGGAGTTCTGGAACGGCTGGTTCGACCACTGGGGCGAGGAGCACCACGAACGCACCGGAGGAGACGCTGCCGGGGAGCTGGCCGACATGCTCGGGGCCGGCATGAGCGTGAACTTCTACATGGCCCACGGCGGCACGAACTTCGGCCTGCGCGCCGGCGCCAACCACGACGGCGCCCTGCAGCCCACCACCACCAGCTACGACTACGACGCCCCGATCGCGGAGAACGGCGAGCTCACGGGGAAGTTCCGCGCCTTCCGCGAGGTGGTCGCCCGTCACCGCGATCTGCCCCCGCTGCAGGAGCATCTGGAACAGCTCGGCCTCGCGGCCGTGCCCGCGCGTCTGCCGGCGGCCGAGGTGACGGTGGAGAGGATGATCGCCCTGCGCGGCACCGAGCGCTTCACGCGCCCCGCCCCCGTGCACCCGACCCCGCCATCCTTCGAGGACCTCGGCCTCGAACGCGGCCTGCTGCGCCTGAGCCGCGACATCGAGATCGCCGTGGCCGATCGGGACGGCTGCCCCGAGATCGCCCCGCTGCAGCTGTATGACCTGCATGATCGGGCCTGGGTGTACGTCGACGGGATCTACGTCGGCGCGACCGGCGTGGTGGGCGACGAGCAGCGGGACATCGATCCCGCCCTCGTCGAGCTCACCCCGTTCGCAGACCGTCTGCTGCCGCGCGGCGGGCACCGCACCGTGCGGGTGGAGATCCTGGTCGAGAACCTGGGCCGCGTGAACTTCGGGCCGTACCTGGGCGAGCGCAAGGGGATCCTGGGCGGGGTGTGGCAGTCCGTCCGCTTCCTCAACGACTGGGAGGCTGATCCCTGGCCGCTGGAGGAGATGGCCGACGAGCTCGCCGCCCTGGTCGAGGCCGGGTCGGAGCTCGAGGGGCGCGAGGACATCGGAGCGCGTGCGGAGGCCGGGCCGAGCGCTGAGGTCGGGTCGAGTGCTGAGGCCGGCCTGAGCGTCGGCGGCCGAGGAGAGGCCGTTCTCGATGACGCGCTGCCCGTCCTGGTCAGCGCGTCCTTCACGGCGCCCGAGCAGGCGGACACCTTCCTCGACGTCTCCGGCGCGGGCCACGGCGTCGCCTACGTGAACGGCTTCTGCGTGGGCCGGTACTGGAACATCGGTCCGCAGCAGACCCTCTACGTCCCGGCGCCGCTGATCCGGGAGGGACGCAACGAGGTCCTCCTGCTGGACCTCGAGAAGCGTCCGACGCGCCTCGCGCTCGCCGAGCGGCACATCTTCGGGCGCACGGATCGCTGA